In Primulina huaijiensis isolate GDHJ02 chromosome 4, ASM1229523v2, whole genome shotgun sequence, a genomic segment contains:
- the LOC140974970 gene encoding uncharacterized protein, producing MEATGDLRSIDSDNNLCSETKIIQDFITQMKISDDSHQEQEEEDHDSVDNHEDDDEEGEEDDDDDDDDDEEEEEFTFMFEGANTPSMEAEDLKQVFPLFNRDVFFSGEGLKPSQENLPTNLPVKKVFVETEKRSDEEHLVTSATTGSDEVAGPFCEWSGSKAVVASSVACKKSNSTGFSKFWRFKDLVGRSCSDGKDTFVFLNKSPAPPRAVMKRRTREVGPASPKTEIGNVRRSGRGKTAPLSAHAVYLKNKAKQDDRRRSYLPYRPELMGFFTNSNVGLTRNVHPY from the coding sequence ATGGAGGCAACAGGCGATCTGAGATCGATTGACTCAGACAATAATTTATGTTCAGAAACAAAGATAATCCAAGATTTCATAACACAGATGAAGATTAGTGATGATTCAcatcaagaacaagaagaagaagatcatGATTCTGTAGATAatcatgaagatgatgatgaagaagggGAAGAAgacgatgatgatgatgatgatgacgaTGAGGAAGAAGAAGAGTTTACTTTCATGTTCGAAGGAGCAAATACACCATCAATGGAAGCGGAGGATTTGAAGCAGGTCTTCCCTTTATTCAACCGGGATGTATTCTTTTCCGGCGAAGGATTAAAGCCTTCGCAAGAGAACTTGCCGACGAATCTCCCAGTGAAGAAAGTCTTTGTGGAAACAGAGAAAAGATCAGATGAAGAACATCTTGTGACGTCAGCTACAACCGGAAGTGACGAAGTAGCCGGACCCTTCTGCGAGTGGTCGGGGTCGAAGGCCGTGGTGGCGTCGTCGGTGGCATGCAAGAAGAGTAACTCAACCGGGTTTTCGAAGTTCTGGCGGTTCAAGGATTTGGTCGGGAGGAGCTGTAGCGATGGGAAAGACACATTCGTCTTCTTGAACAAGAGCCCTGCGCCGCCGCGCGCGGTCATGAAGAGGAGGACTAGGGAGGTCGGGCCGGCGTCTCCTAAGACGGAGATAGGAAATGTGAGGAGGAGCGGGAGGGGTAAGACGGCGCCGTTGTCCGCCCACGCGGTGTACCTGAAGAACAAGGCCAAGCAAGACGACAGACGGCGGTCGTATCTGCCGTACCGGCCGGAGCTGATGGGCTTTTTCACGAATAGTAACGTTGGATTAACGAGAAATGTCCATCCTTATTAA
- the LOC140975391 gene encoding ADP-ribosylation factor 2-like: MSFGKKLLISSRFPEAAPFIFLHVFFPALRQICTFRDQRQERKMGLTFTKLFSRLFAKKEMRILMVGLDAAGKTTILYKLKLGEIVTTIPTIGFNVETVEYKNISFTVWDVGGQDKIRPLWRHYFQNTQGLIFVVDSNDRDRVVEARDELHRMLNEDELRDAVLLVFANKQDLPNAMNAAEITDKLGLHSLRQRHWYIQSTCATSGEGLYEGLDWLSNNIANKA, from the exons ATGTCTTTCGGAAAGAAGTTATTAATCTCTTCGCGTTTTCCTGAGGCAGCTCCATTTATCTTTCTCCACGTTTTCTTTCCGGCACTTCGCCAGATCTGTACTTTCCG GGATCAAAGGCAAGAAAGAAAAATGGGGCTGACATTCACTAAGCTCTTTAGTCGGCTTTTTGCGAAGAAGGAGATGCGAATTCTGATGGTTGGTCTTGATGCTGCTGGTAAGACAACCATTCTGTACAAGCTCAAGCTCGGGGAGATTGTGACTACTATTCCTACAATTG GTTTCAACGTGGAGACTGTTGAGTACAAGAACATCAGCTTCACAGTTTGGGATGTTGGAGGTCAGGACAAG ATTCGTCCACTGTGGAGGCACTACTTCCAAAACACTCAGGGTCTCATATTTGTGGTAGATAGCAATGACAGAGACCGTGTTGTGGAGGCAAGGGATGAACTGCATAGGATGTTGAATGAG GACGAGCTGAGAGATGCAGTCTTACTTGTATTTGCTAACAAACAAGATCTTCCTAATGCAATGAATGCTGCTGAAATAACTGACAAGCTTGGCTTGCACTCGCTCAGGCAGCGCCACTG GTATATTCAGAGCACCTGTGCTACCTCTGGGGAGGGGCTTTACGAGGGACTCGATTGGCTCTCTAACAACATTGCTAACAAGGCATAA